A single genomic interval of Zunongwangia sp. HGR-M22 harbors:
- a CDS encoding HD family phosphohydrolase yields the protein MVDFVNKLYKNQALFYKVFLFILTAVLIVYLLPKGGKFKYEIPKGKPWQHESLYAPFDFAILKSDEELKLEREAISANNIPYYEYDQQIADRVKNKALEEINEVFGDSILDNNRNLITNFVTSRLDDIYRYGLAQENDRMEPGDLIYLRKGNEAFEIPYQNVFKQREIRDYINQKIYDANLDRFSNDLLEVFFNSISPNMFYDNEFTDRVLQSKLDNISYTRGNIEQGSRVIAKGEVVEGNKYDILRSLKAEYESQVWSKSNYNWIIVGYSALVAMALLMLLLFIQKYRREIFENNVKVTFIFFNIIFMVMLTTLVVNFDVNYVYVVPLCILPLSLKAFFDARLGMFTHVITVLLLGFIVPNSYEYMFLQIIAGIVTILTISELYKRANLFISVGQITLVYIISYFAFTIIQEGTIEDIKAEVFLTFLLGGLATLFVQPLIYIYEKIFGMVSDMSLLELSDTNSALLKQLSEKAPGTFHHSLNVANLAEAAANEINANAMLVRVGALYHDIGKMENPTYYTENQISSVNSHDDLAPQESAQIIIDHVILGIETARKNNLPDRVIDFIRTHHGTSTVYYFYMKAKEMDDEVDANDFRYPGPIPFSKETAILMMCDSVEAASKSLKEPTSILIDSFVEKIINKQMEDGQFLNANITFKEIQMIKKILKRKLKNIYHLRIEYPE from the coding sequence ATGGTGGATTTCGTAAACAAGCTATACAAAAATCAGGCGCTTTTTTACAAGGTATTCTTATTCATACTAACGGCAGTTTTAATTGTTTATTTGCTGCCCAAGGGAGGAAAATTCAAATATGAAATTCCTAAAGGAAAACCATGGCAGCATGAGAGTCTTTATGCTCCTTTTGATTTTGCAATTCTAAAATCTGACGAAGAGCTCAAATTAGAAAGAGAAGCTATTTCTGCCAATAATATTCCTTATTACGAATACGATCAACAAATTGCAGATAGGGTTAAAAATAAAGCTTTAGAAGAGATTAACGAGGTATTTGGAGACAGTATTCTAGATAACAATCGAAACCTAATCACCAATTTTGTAACTTCTAGGTTAGACGATATTTATAGATATGGTCTGGCTCAGGAAAACGATCGTATGGAACCAGGCGATCTTATCTATTTACGTAAAGGTAATGAGGCTTTCGAAATTCCTTATCAAAATGTATTCAAGCAAAGAGAAATTAGAGATTACATCAATCAAAAGATCTATGATGCTAATTTAGACAGGTTTAGTAATGATTTATTAGAGGTTTTCTTTAATAGTATTAGTCCAAATATGTTCTATGATAATGAATTTACCGATCGTGTGTTACAGAGCAAACTTGATAACATTTCTTATACCCGTGGAAATATAGAGCAGGGTAGTAGAGTAATTGCCAAAGGCGAAGTGGTAGAAGGTAATAAGTATGATATTTTACGTTCCTTAAAAGCTGAATATGAGTCACAGGTTTGGAGCAAATCAAATTATAATTGGATAATTGTAGGCTATAGTGCTCTAGTGGCTATGGCTTTATTGATGCTACTCCTATTTATACAAAAGTATCGTAGGGAGATTTTTGAGAATAATGTAAAAGTTACTTTCATCTTTTTCAACATCATTTTTATGGTGATGTTGACGACCCTGGTAGTAAATTTTGATGTGAATTATGTATACGTAGTTCCGCTTTGTATACTTCCTTTAAGTTTAAAAGCATTTTTTGATGCTCGCTTGGGAATGTTTACGCACGTAATTACAGTGTTACTCTTAGGCTTTATCGTTCCGAATAGCTACGAGTATATGTTCTTGCAGATTATTGCAGGAATAGTAACAATTTTGACAATTTCAGAATTATATAAAAGAGCAAATCTTTTTATATCTGTAGGTCAAATTACACTGGTTTACATTATTTCTTATTTTGCATTTACTATTATTCAGGAAGGAACGATAGAAGATATTAAAGCTGAAGTTTTTCTTACGTTCTTATTAGGCGGTTTAGCTACATTATTTGTGCAGCCCTTAATCTATATTTATGAGAAGATTTTCGGGATGGTTTCAGATATGTCTTTGTTGGAGTTATCTGATACTAATAGTGCATTATTAAAACAACTTTCTGAAAAAGCGCCAGGCACGTTTCACCATTCGTTAAATGTTGCTAATCTTGCTGAAGCCGCAGCAAACGAAATTAACGCAAACGCCATGCTAGTTAGGGTAGGAGCTTTGTATCACGATATTGGGAAAATGGAAAACCCTACATATTATACCGAAAATCAGATTTCTTCGGTAAATTCTCACGACGATCTTGCACCGCAGGAAAGTGCGCAGATTATTATCGATCATGTGATTTTGGGAATAGAAACCGCTAGAAAAAATAATTTACCAGATCGCGTAATCGATTTTATTCGCACACACCACGGTACGAGTACGGTTTATTATTTTTATATGAAGGCTAAAGAGATGGATGATGAAGTTGACGCTAACGATTTTAGATATCCCGGTCCTATTCCTTTTAGTAAGGAAACTGCTATTCTAATGATGTGTGATAGTGTTGAGGCAGCCAGTAAAAGTTTAAAAGAACCAACTTCCATACTTATAGATAGTTTTGTAGAAAAAATTATCAATAAGCAAATGGAAGATGGACAATTCTTAAATGCTAATATTACATTCAAAGAAATTCAAATGATTAAAAAAATTCTTAAGCGTAAACTTAAGAATATCTATCATTTACGTATCGAATATCCCGAATAA
- a CDS encoding acetyl-CoA C-acyltransferase, giving the protein MNNEVVIVSAARTPIGSFLGSLSNIPATRLGSIAIKGALDKIKLKPELVEEVLMGNVVQAGTGQAPARQAALGAGIPNTVPCTTINKVCASGMKAVMQAAQSIMLGDASIIVAGGMENMSMIPHYLHLRQGKKFGAAEMEDGMQKDGLVDAYDKNAMGVCADLCAQEYNFSREDQDAYAVKSYERSAAAWKAGKFDEEIVPVEIPQRKGDPIIFKEDEEYKNVRMDKISSLRPAFSKDGTVTAANASTINDGAGAVILMSKAKAEELHLEILCTIKSFADAAQEPKWFTTAPAKALPKALAKAGVSQDQIDFFEFNEAFSVVGLANMKILGLSDENTNVNGGAVSLGHPLGCSGVRILITLINVLKQNNAKFGAAAICNGGGGASAIIIERN; this is encoded by the coding sequence ATGAATAATGAAGTAGTAATTGTAAGTGCTGCTCGAACGCCAATTGGCAGTTTTTTAGGTAGCTTATCGAATATACCAGCCACAAGATTAGGATCCATCGCAATTAAGGGAGCTTTGGATAAAATAAAACTTAAGCCAGAGTTAGTAGAAGAAGTTTTAATGGGTAATGTGGTACAGGCTGGTACGGGCCAAGCTCCAGCTCGCCAAGCGGCTTTGGGAGCGGGCATTCCAAATACTGTTCCTTGCACGACTATCAATAAGGTTTGTGCTAGTGGAATGAAAGCAGTAATGCAGGCAGCTCAGTCTATTATGCTAGGCGATGCCAGTATCATTGTTGCCGGTGGAATGGAAAACATGAGTATGATTCCGCATTATCTTCATTTACGCCAGGGTAAAAAATTTGGTGCTGCAGAAATGGAAGATGGTATGCAAAAAGATGGATTAGTAGATGCTTATGATAAAAACGCCATGGGCGTTTGTGCAGATTTATGTGCTCAAGAATATAATTTTAGTAGAGAAGATCAAGATGCGTATGCGGTAAAATCTTACGAACGTTCTGCTGCTGCCTGGAAAGCAGGGAAATTTGATGAAGAGATTGTTCCGGTTGAAATTCCACAGCGGAAAGGTGACCCTATCATTTTTAAAGAAGATGAAGAATATAAAAATGTTAGAATGGACAAAATTTCTTCTTTACGTCCTGCTTTTAGCAAAGATGGTACTGTAACAGCAGCTAATGCTTCTACAATAAACGATGGTGCGGGCGCAGTTATTCTTATGAGTAAAGCCAAAGCCGAAGAATTACATCTTGAAATTTTATGTACAATTAAAAGTTTTGCTGATGCCGCTCAAGAACCGAAGTGGTTTACTACAGCACCTGCAAAAGCATTACCAAAAGCTTTAGCAAAAGCAGGAGTTTCGCAAGATCAAATCGATTTTTTCGAATTTAACGAAGCTTTTTCGGTGGTTGGATTGGCGAACATGAAAATCTTGGGCTTATCTGATGAAAATACAAACGTAAATGGTGGCGCTGTTTCTTTGGGACATCCATTAGGTTGTAGTGGTGTGCGAATTTTAATTACATTAATTAATGTTCTTAAACAGAACAATGCTAAATTTGGCGCTGCTGCCATTTGTAATGGCGGAGGCGGCGCGTCTGCTATAATTATTGAAAGAAATTAG
- a CDS encoding C40 family peptidase → MQYGICPLSIVPLRLAPSDESEMVSQLLYGEHFKILEERAKWSRIRVAFDACEAWVRNKQIHRIEEQSYIKINSEAPLLTADLIEFVVNENQQLTPVPMGSQLNANFCLRNTFDGHTVSGISAKENIVKTALFYQNSPHLWGGKSPLGIDCSGFTQMVYKLNGYKLQRNACDQAKQGEALSFIEESEAGDLVFFDDNEGIITHVGIMMQDNYIIHVDEKVRIDRIDHSGIFNTELRRHTHKLRVIKKVI, encoded by the coding sequence ATGCAATATGGTATTTGCCCTCTAAGCATTGTGCCACTTCGTTTAGCTCCCTCAGATGAAAGCGAAATGGTTTCACAGCTTCTTTACGGAGAACATTTTAAAATACTAGAAGAACGTGCAAAATGGAGCCGAATTCGTGTTGCTTTCGATGCTTGCGAAGCATGGGTGCGTAATAAACAAATTCATAGAATAGAAGAGCAATCTTATATCAAAATAAATTCTGAAGCTCCATTGCTTACTGCCGATTTGATTGAGTTCGTAGTAAACGAAAATCAGCAATTAACTCCGGTTCCTATGGGGTCACAGCTTAATGCCAATTTCTGTCTTCGTAATACATTTGATGGACATACAGTTTCTGGTATTTCAGCAAAAGAAAATATTGTAAAAACGGCTCTATTTTATCAAAATAGTCCGCATTTGTGGGGAGGAAAATCTCCTTTGGGAATAGATTGTAGTGGGTTTACTCAAATGGTTTATAAGCTGAATGGTTATAAACTTCAGCGAAATGCCTGCGATCAGGCAAAACAGGGCGAAGCTTTAAGTTTTATTGAAGAAAGCGAGGCTGGTGATTTAGTGTTTTTTGATGATAATGAAGGTATTATAACTCACGTAGGCATTATGATGCAGGATAATTATATTATTCATGTAGATGAAAAAGTAAGAATAGATCGAATTGATCATTCCGGTATCTTCAATACCGAATTACGCCGGCATACCCATAAATTAAGAGTGATCAAAAAGGTGATTTAA
- a CDS encoding tetratricopeptide repeat protein: MKRNILTLSLLSFISLSAIAQKDEIKNAEDFIEDGNFDKAKTELATAEQKLSEANSKWTERFYLYKAQAYLADGEGVSVDDYKTAGDAYKKAIEMGSDEAQEGMSKLRNQLVQSAIDDQNAEEYKSAADKLVASYELNKQDTIYLYYAAANSLNGQNYDDALKYYEQLKDLNFDGATVSYTAVNKESGETESFGSKEQRDLMAKTDNYTDPKDEKQPSKRGEIAKNIALIYIQEGNNDKAIAAMDDAKANNPDDLGLLQAEANMYYQMGDKEQYNKLMNELVKKNPNDANLYYNLGVSTAELGDQEQAVEYYKKALEIDPDMNNARMNIAAVILSKEREIIEEMNGLGMSKEDNKRYEELSEQRKEIYQEALPYLEAAVKKNPDNTDAIRTAMNIYTQVGNKEKAAEMKAMLEQ, from the coding sequence ATGAAAAGGAATATTTTGACATTGTCGCTATTGTCATTCATTAGTCTTTCAGCAATAGCTCAAAAAGATGAAATTAAAAATGCTGAAGATTTTATCGAAGATGGTAATTTCGACAAAGCTAAAACCGAATTAGCAACTGCAGAGCAAAAACTTTCTGAAGCTAACAGCAAGTGGACAGAGCGATTTTATTTGTATAAAGCTCAAGCTTACTTAGCTGATGGAGAAGGAGTTTCAGTAGATGACTACAAAACTGCTGGCGATGCTTACAAAAAAGCTATCGAAATGGGTAGCGACGAAGCTCAGGAAGGAATGTCTAAACTTAGAAATCAATTAGTACAAAGTGCTATTGATGACCAAAATGCTGAGGAATATAAAAGTGCCGCAGATAAATTAGTAGCGAGTTACGAATTGAACAAGCAAGATACTATTTATCTATATTATGCTGCAGCAAATTCTCTTAATGGTCAAAATTATGATGATGCTCTTAAATATTACGAGCAATTAAAAGATCTAAATTTTGATGGTGCAACCGTATCCTATACTGCCGTAAATAAGGAGAGTGGCGAAACTGAATCTTTTGGTTCTAAGGAACAAAGAGATTTAATGGCCAAAACAGACAATTACACAGATCCTAAAGACGAAAAGCAACCCTCTAAAAGAGGTGAAATTGCTAAAAATATTGCTTTAATTTATATTCAAGAAGGAAATAATGATAAAGCAATTGCTGCTATGGACGATGCCAAGGCAAATAATCCTGACGATTTAGGATTATTGCAGGCAGAGGCCAATATGTATTACCAAATGGGTGATAAGGAGCAGTATAATAAATTGATGAACGAGCTAGTAAAGAAAAATCCTAATGATGCCAATCTATATTACAATTTAGGTGTTAGTACTGCAGAATTAGGTGATCAAGAACAAGCGGTTGAATATTACAAAAAGGCATTGGAAATTGATCCTGATATGAATAATGCCAGAATGAATATCGCAGCTGTTATCTTAAGCAAAGAGCGCGAAATCATTGAAGAGATGAATGGTCTTGGAATGAGCAAAGAAGATAATAAGCGTTATGAAGAATTATCTGAACAGCGTAAAGAAATTTATCAGGAAGCGCTTCCGTACCTAGAAGCTGCTGTAAAGAAAAATCCTGATAATACAGATGCGATCAGAACAGCAATGAATATTTACACACAAGTTGGAAATAAAGAAAAAGCTGCTGAAATGAAAGCTATGCTAGAGCAATAA